Proteins from one Corallococcus exiguus genomic window:
- a CDS encoding ABC transporter substrate-binding protein translates to MRRSLPLLLTALALALVGCEKKSAPAPAPAPATQEGGATAAPPGPPPAGSILIGEVGSLTGSEATFGISARNGIDLALQEANAAGGVRGQKLVVRVYDSQGRPEEGAQAATRLIAQDKVVALLGEAASSVSMAMADKAQAGKVPMITPTSTSPEVTKRGDYIFRVCFIDPFQGLVMAKFARENLKLSKVAVLTDNKSAFSVGLAEVFNQKFKEFGGTIVGNESYSKGDTDFRAQLTSIKNLKPEAVFVPGYYTDVGIIARQAREVGLRVPLLGGDGWDSDKLYELGGSALEGSYFSNHYSPDNPDPVVQNFLKTYKAAYGSVPDSVAVLAYDAARLLVDAMKRAPDTSGPALRDAIASTKDFPGVAGTINLDANRDAVKQAVVMKVEGGKAVFVTTVKP, encoded by the coding sequence ATGCGCCGTTCCCTCCCCCTCCTGCTCACCGCGCTGGCCCTGGCCCTGGTGGGTTGTGAGAAGAAGTCCGCCCCGGCCCCCGCGCCCGCGCCCGCCACGCAAGAGGGTGGCGCCACGGCCGCTCCGCCGGGACCTCCGCCGGCGGGCAGCATCCTCATTGGCGAGGTGGGCAGCCTCACCGGCTCCGAGGCCACCTTCGGCATCTCCGCGCGCAACGGCATCGACCTGGCGCTGCAGGAGGCCAACGCCGCGGGCGGCGTGCGCGGCCAGAAGCTGGTGGTGCGCGTCTACGACAGCCAGGGCCGGCCGGAGGAAGGCGCCCAGGCCGCCACGCGCCTCATCGCGCAGGACAAGGTGGTGGCGCTGCTGGGTGAAGCCGCGTCGTCCGTGTCCATGGCCATGGCGGACAAGGCGCAGGCGGGGAAGGTGCCCATGATTACGCCCACCTCCACCAGCCCGGAGGTGACGAAGAGGGGCGACTACATCTTCCGCGTCTGCTTCATCGACCCGTTCCAGGGCCTGGTGATGGCGAAGTTCGCGCGGGAGAACCTGAAGCTGTCCAAGGTCGCGGTGCTCACCGACAACAAGAGCGCCTTCTCCGTGGGGCTGGCGGAGGTCTTCAACCAGAAGTTCAAGGAGTTCGGCGGCACCATCGTCGGCAACGAGAGCTACTCCAAGGGCGACACGGACTTCCGCGCGCAGCTCACGTCCATCAAGAACCTGAAGCCGGAGGCGGTGTTCGTCCCGGGCTACTACACGGACGTGGGCATCATCGCGAGGCAGGCGCGTGAGGTGGGCCTGCGCGTGCCGCTGCTGGGCGGTGACGGCTGGGACTCCGACAAGCTGTACGAGCTGGGCGGCTCCGCGCTGGAGGGCAGCTACTTCTCCAACCACTACTCGCCGGACAACCCGGACCCCGTCGTGCAGAACTTCCTGAAGACGTACAAGGCCGCTTACGGCAGCGTGCCGGACAGCGTGGCGGTGCTGGCGTACGACGCCGCGCGCCTGCTGGTGGATGCGATGAAGCGCGCGCCGGACACTTCGGGCCCCGCGCTGCGAGATGCCATCGCGTCCACGAAGGACTTCCCGGGCGTGGCGGGCACCATCAACCTGGACGCCAACCGCGACGCGGTGAAGCAGGCCGTGGTGATGAAGGTGGAGGGCGGCAAGGCGGTGTTCGTCACCACCGTGAAGCCCTGA
- the sufB gene encoding Fe-S cluster assembly protein SufB — protein MSTTETIQELTRKGYQAGFVTQVESDTLPPGLDEDVIRVLSAKKNEPAFMLEWRLKAYRHWLTLKEPSWQAVKYNPIDYQAIRYYSAPKQKPKKDSLSEVDPEILRTYEKLGIPLEEQKRLQNVAVDAVFDSVSVATTFREKLYKAGVIFCSFSEAVREHPELVERYLGTVVPFSDNFFAALNSAVFSDGSFCYVPKGVKCPMELSTYFRINAADTGQFERTLLIADEGASVSYLEGCTAPMRDTNQLHAAVVELVALDGASIKYSTVQNWYPGDAEGRGGIYNFVTKRGIAHQRAKISWTQVETGSAITWKYPSVILKGDDSVGEFYSVALTNHRQQADTGTKMVHIGKNTRSTIVSKGISAGRGQNTYRGQVKMLKSAANARNYTQCDSLLLGDECGAHTLPYIEVKNATAQVEHEASTSKIGEDQLFYCRQRGISQEDAVSMIVNGFCRQVFKELPMEFAVEAQKLLGVSLEGSVG, from the coding sequence ATGAGCACCACCGAAACCATCCAGGAACTCACCCGCAAGGGCTACCAGGCGGGCTTCGTCACCCAGGTGGAGTCGGACACGCTGCCGCCCGGCCTGGACGAGGACGTCATCCGCGTCCTGTCCGCGAAGAAGAACGAGCCGGCCTTCATGCTGGAGTGGCGCCTGAAGGCGTACCGCCACTGGCTCACGCTGAAGGAGCCGTCGTGGCAGGCGGTGAAGTACAACCCCATCGACTACCAGGCCATCCGCTACTACTCGGCGCCGAAGCAGAAGCCGAAGAAGGACAGCCTGTCGGAGGTCGACCCGGAAATCCTCCGCACCTACGAGAAGCTGGGCATCCCGCTGGAGGAGCAGAAGCGCCTGCAGAACGTGGCGGTGGATGCCGTCTTCGACTCCGTGTCGGTGGCTACGACGTTCCGGGAGAAGCTCTACAAGGCGGGCGTCATCTTCTGCTCGTTCTCCGAAGCGGTGCGCGAGCACCCGGAGCTGGTGGAGCGCTACCTGGGCACGGTGGTGCCCTTCTCCGACAACTTCTTCGCGGCGCTCAACTCCGCGGTCTTCAGCGACGGCTCGTTCTGCTACGTGCCCAAGGGCGTGAAGTGCCCCATGGAGCTGTCCACGTACTTCCGCATCAACGCGGCGGACACGGGCCAGTTCGAGCGCACGCTGCTCATCGCGGATGAAGGCGCCTCCGTGAGCTACCTGGAGGGCTGCACCGCGCCCATGCGCGACACCAACCAGCTGCACGCGGCGGTGGTGGAGCTGGTGGCGCTGGATGGCGCGTCCATCAAGTACAGCACGGTGCAGAACTGGTACCCGGGTGACGCGGAAGGGCGCGGCGGCATCTACAACTTCGTCACCAAGCGCGGCATCGCGCACCAGCGCGCCAAGATTTCGTGGACCCAGGTGGAGACGGGTTCGGCGATTACGTGGAAGTACCCCAGCGTCATCCTCAAGGGGGATGACTCGGTGGGCGAGTTCTACTCGGTGGCGCTCACCAACCACCGGCAGCAGGCGGACACGGGCACGAAGATGGTGCACATCGGGAAGAACACCCGGTCCACCATCGTGTCCAAGGGCATCTCCGCCGGCCGCGGGCAGAACACGTACCGGGGCCAGGTGAAGATGCTCAAGAGCGCGGCGAACGCACGCAACTACACGCAATGCGATTCGCTGTTGCTCGGCGACGAGTGCGGCGCCCACACGCTGCCGTACATCGAGGTGAAGAACGCGACCGCGCAGGTGGAGCACGAAGCGTCCACGTCGAAGATTGGCGAGGACCAGCTCTTCTACTGCCGGCAGCGCGGCATCTCGCAGGAGGACGCGGTGTCGATGATCGTGAACGGCTTCTGCCGGCAGGTCTTCAAGGAGCTGCCCATGGAGTTCGCCGTGGAGGCGCAGAAGCTGCTGGGCGTGAGTCTGGAAGGGAGCGTGGGGTGA
- a CDS encoding SUF system Fe-S cluster assembly regulator, with the protein MLRMSKMTDYGIVLMTELARADGETRTTRELAARTHVALPSASKVLKGLLQAGLVVSHRGANGGYGLARPAEAISLAELVSALEGPVSLTECGQHQGKPAGPCELESVCQVRGHWRLINQAIQEALGKLTLADLRAPAPRMPERLVGLGLPASISAPASVTGVRS; encoded by the coding sequence ATGCTCCGGATGAGCAAGATGACCGACTACGGCATCGTGCTGATGACCGAGCTGGCGCGCGCGGACGGGGAAACCCGCACCACGCGAGAGCTGGCGGCGCGCACGCATGTCGCCCTTCCGTCCGCGAGCAAGGTCCTGAAGGGCCTGTTGCAGGCGGGGCTGGTGGTGTCGCACCGGGGGGCGAATGGCGGCTACGGCCTGGCGCGTCCGGCGGAGGCCATCTCGCTGGCGGAGCTGGTGTCCGCGCTGGAGGGGCCGGTGTCCCTCACGGAGTGTGGCCAGCACCAGGGCAAGCCCGCGGGCCCCTGCGAGCTGGAATCCGTCTGCCAGGTGCGAGGCCACTGGCGCCTCATCAACCAGGCCATCCAGGAAGCGCTGGGGAAGCTGACGCTCGCGGACCTGCGCGCGCCCGCGCCCCGCATGCCGGAGCGGCTGGTGGGCCTGGGCCTGCCGGCGTCCATCAGCGCTCCCGCTTCCGTCACGGGAGTCCGCTCATGA